The proteins below are encoded in one region of Synchiropus splendidus isolate RoL2022-P1 chromosome 13, RoL_Sspl_1.0, whole genome shotgun sequence:
- the LOC128769294 gene encoding HERV-H LTR-associating protein 1, producing the protein MASVQKVCRVLVLLAGVLLSPASSSPANWTSTGNPLDSEELPAEFIDPAAIDLTPLVNTLINSSQSGSRQLFSLLSVTSYSSVALHKLTLLVYNISSLRTVERDVFRRRFCYCVSNDTNDLTDFTAVLLDVMGNSSSHLHEIFKSASILSVSQRNNSECIYICVMAGRTGHLQQLWDVGSVTPLFNQTVIEGRPSGQRLNMSHMTWSGSSRVHSTVPVSPMTEEEPAPTLRTKTSAGLMVHTLTAAVSPPKTTSDQRTGSYPGFTDPSGPSTLRSWTTPAPGPTHWTSTVKPGTVPPEVSSASRDTPPFSATHVTLLQTVTPELHQVQSASTQVLPHSTLLETFTSTRPSAEWVPQEPRATVSEPATSSLWIRPTPSRSAPTAERQLHLNLKTPERSTSPPAQMTTAARHPSTPTSAEVSTLGSVRPQHLTRPASEVTEAPVETGCVWKRVKLSKASDTAIHNLQPCVLELCRFFAQCLCRRPDSKAAKSRYCDDSDFWYEKHTLEVCHRVRRVSVSRNLKQRCLLKMCDKL; encoded by the exons ATGGCTTCGGTCCAAAAGGTCTGCCGTGTTCTCGTGCTCCTCGCCGGGGTCCTGCTCAGTCCAG CCTCCAGCAGCCCAGCAAACTGGACCAGCACCGGAAACCCGCTGGACTCTGAAG AACTCCCTGCAGAGTTCATCGACCCCGCGGCCATCGATCTCACGCCGCTTGTCAATACCTTAATAAATTCAAGCCAATCGG GGTCCCGGCAGCTCTTCTCACTGCTCAGCGTCACGTCGTATAGTTCAGTGGCTCTACACAAACTCACACTGCTCGTCTACAACA TCTCCAGCCTCAGAACCGTGGAGCGCGACGTGTTCAGGAGACGATTCTGCTACTGCGTGTCCAATGACACCAACGACCTGACAG ACTTCACCGCCGTCCTTCTGGACGTCATGGGGAACTCATCCAGCCACCTGCATGAGATCTTCAAGTCGGCCTCCATCTTGTCGGTCAGTCAGAGGAACAACTCAGAGTGCATCTACATATGCGTGATGGCCGGACGCAcgg GACACCTGCAGCAGCTTTGGGACGTCGGCTCCGTCACCCCGCTCTTCAACCAGACCGTCATCGAAGGTCGCCCCTCGG GACAGAGACTCAacatgagtcacatgacctggtcTGGGTCCAGCAGAGTTCACTCCACAGTGCCAG TTTCGCCCATGACTGAGGAAGAACCTGCACCCACACTCAGAACCAAGACATCAGCAGGACTGATGGTCCACACTCTCACTGCAGCTGTCAGTCCACCAAAGACAACCTCAGACCAGAGAACAGGATCTTATCCTGGGTTTACTGACCCATCTGGACCTTCAACGCTCCGTTCCTGGACCACTCCAGCACCTGGGCCCACTCACTGGACCTCTACAGTCAAGCCAGGTACTGTCCCACCAGAGGTTAGCTCTGCCTCAAGGGACACCCCACCGTTTAGTGCCACTCACGTGACCCTTCTTCAAACCGTCACACCTGAGCTACACCAGGTCCAAAGCGCATCAACTCAGGTCCTCCCACATTCAACCCTATTAGAGACCTTCACATCGACCAGACCTTCTGCTGAGTGGGTTCCACAGGAGCCCAGAGCTACAGTCTCTGAACCTGCCACCTCATCACTGTGGATTAGGCCGACGCCCTCAAGGTCTGCTCCCACTGCAGAGAGACAActccacctgaatctgaagaCGCCCGAGAGGTCCACTTCTCCACCTGCCCAGATGACCACAGCTGCGCGCCATCCCTCCACACCAACTTCAGCTGAGGTGTCCACTCTTGGTTCGGTCAGACCTCAGCACCTGACGAGGCCAGCGAGCGAGGTGACGGAGGCCCCCGTGGAGACAG GTTGTGTGTGGAAGAGGGTGAAACTCAGCAAGGCCTCCGACACCGCCATCCACAACCTGCAACCGTGCGTCCTGGAGCTCTGCAGGTTCTTCGCTCAGTGCCTCTGCCGCCGCCCGGACTCCAAAGCCGCCAAGAGCAG ATACTGCGACGACAGCGACTTCTGGTATGAGAAACACACGCTGGAGGTCTGCCACCGTGTCAGGAGGGTCTCCGTCTCCAGAA acCTGAAGCAAAGGTGTTTGCTGAAAATGTGCGATAAGCTGTGA